One window of the Anas acuta chromosome 12, bAnaAcu1.1, whole genome shotgun sequence genome contains the following:
- the ZNF280D gene encoding zinc finger protein 280D isoform X3, whose amino-acid sequence MAELFMECEEEELEPWQKRVKEVEEDDDDDEPIFVGEISSSKPPSTCTVTTFKPESHHYPTSASSPSAMPVSSVFQSVSRPTTSSVAVQPLSRPVNVSGTSQTLQRPVAGCLSTQQMPRPSSGISQPVSRPVTIPVTTQPVSRNITVPVVAQPVSRPVTTVTTQPVILNQDYIMDSPPAAPDNTSGILFGVRENSGVPQYQTGPSVNVTGLNESVFVSKRPATSEGNSVTPKKAKPNEVGAGSNSDVSPTVNSPTVTPSQNVSSKGTNATSSNIKNGGPFPRACPKCNIHFNLMDPLKNHMKYCCPDMINNFFPGVAKTECSSTTSKINESEKGKLIMLVNDFYYGKHEGDTQQVQQEQKTHTTFKCFSCLKVLKNNIRFMNHMKHHLELEKQSSESWESHTTCQHCYRQFPTPFQLQCHIESTHTPYESSTICKICELSFETEQVLLQHMKDNHKPGEMPYVCQVCNYRSSAFSDVETHFRTVHENTKHLLCPFCLKVIKIGAPYMHHYMRHQKKGIYRCTKCRLQFLTCKEKMDHKTQHHRTFRKPKQLEGLPPGTKVTIRASLGSLQSGSSVSTSTSTFQLSPKAKNTTTRNHNRSNTNKSKAKSKPSATSKKQNAWTNSSSKKKKVTNTALHNLRYRLGAHKCIECYSEIKDFANHFPTYVHCSLCRYNTSCSKAYVNHMMSFHSARPSKRFWIYKKHSEELRGVTVVCLNCDFLTDGSGLDSMATHLSESHTHTCQVIIENVSVDLPTAEQVSELKNEICILEREAKLEKNSRPSLSEGKTETPTFKSKQEHESSEETKECNRNQAKKVASVEKNEDNSSFSDTKNVPDLELHDNSSKNSLHEKGACCDSDSNKQLVDKEQKCIHGESELKTCQSSDDGVLTDQTKVQNLDETTLSAMNAKDLKLTLGEDVSFEQFLRKRNEPESVSSDISEQGSIHLEPLTPSEVLEHEATEILQKGNVAPSSKKAERPSERTDETSKESSPNRMETTVNKTDENETS is encoded by the exons ATGGCAGAATTATTTATGGAATGTGAAGAAGAGGAGCTAGAACCATGGCAGAAGAGAGTGAAAGAAGTGGAagaggatgatgatgatgatgagcCAATCTTTGTTGGAGAAATCTCAAGCTCAAAGCCACCTAGTACAT GTACTGTTACTACATTCAAGCCTGAAAGTCACCATTATCCGACatctgcctccagccccagtGCCATGCCTGTCTCATCAGTCTTTCAGTCTGTATCCAGACCTACGACTAGCTCTGTAGCAGTTCAGCCATTGTCTAGACCAGTGAATGTTTCAGGAACTTCACAGACACTGCAGAGACCAGTTGCTGGATGTTTATCAACACAGCAGATGCCCCGGCCAAGTTCTGGAATATCACAGCCTGTTAGCAGACCTGTAACCATTCCAGTGACGACACAGCCAGTATCAAGAAATATCACAGTTCCTGTAGTGGCTCAACCTGTATCCAGGCCAGTGACTACTGTAACAACACAGCCTGTAATACTCAATCAG GATTATATTATGGATTCTCCACCAGCTGCACCAGATAATACATCTGGTATACTGTTTGGTGTGAGAGAGAACTCGGGAGTTCCACAGTACCAGACTGGGCCATCAGTGAATGTAACAG GTCTGAATGAGAGTGTTTTTGTATCTAAGCGTCCTGCTACTTCTGAAGGCAACAGTGTAACTCCAAAAAAGGCCAAGCCTAATGAGGTTGGTGCTGGAAGCAATTCAGATGTTTCACCTACAGTTAACTCTCCAACAGTAACACCATCACAAAATGTATCTTCAAAAG GTACTAATGCTACATCaagcaatattaaaaatggAGGACCTTTTCCACGAGCTTGTCCAAAGTGCAATATTCATTTCAATCTTATGGAtcctttaaaaaatcatatgaag TATTGTTGTCCAGATatgataaataatttcttccctgGAGTGGCCAAAACAGAATGTTCAAGTACAACAAGCAAAATCAATGAATCTGAGAAAGGAAAGTTGATTATGTTAGTTAACGACTTCTATTATGGGAAACATGAAGGTGATACCCAGCAGGTACAACAGGAGCAGAAGACTCATACAACATTTAAGTGCTTCAGCTGTCTGaaagttcttaaaaataacataag GTTTATGAACCACATGAAGCATCACTTAGAGCTTGAGAAGCAGAGCAGTGAAAGCTGGGAAAGCCATACCACCTGCCAGCACTGTTACCGTCAGTTTCCCACCCCATTTCAGCTGCAGTGCCACATTGAAAGTACACACACGCCTTATGAGTCGTCTA CTATTTGTAAAATCTGTGAATTATCCTTTGAAACAGAGCAAGTTCTTTTGCAACATATGAAGGACAATCATAAGCCAGGTGAAATGCCGTATGTTTGCCAG GTATGCAACTACAGATCCTCAGCTTTCTCTGATGTAGAAACACATTTCAGGACAGTtcatgaaaatacaaaacatttgctGTGCCCGTTTTGCctcaaagtaataaaaattgGAGCACCGTATATGCATCATTATATGAGGCATCAG aaaaaaggaatataCCGTTGCACTAAGTGCAGACTGCAATTTTTgacttgcaaagaaaaaatggatCACAAGACTCAGCATCATCGAACATTTAGAAAACCTAAACAGTTAGAAGGATTGCCTCCTGGAACAAAG GTCACTATTCGAGCATCTCTTGGATCTCTTCAGTCAGGATCTTCTGTTAGTACGAGTACATCCACATTTCAGCTATCACCTAAAGCTAAAAATACAACCACTAGAAATCATAACAGATCTAATACAAATAAgtcaaaagcaaaatcaaaaccGTCAGCTACGTCGAAGAAGCAAAATGCATGgaccaacagcagcagcaaaaaaaaaaaagttacaaatacaGCACTGCATAATCTAAG GTATCGTTTGGGAGCTCACAAATGCATTGAGTGTTACTCAGAAATAAAGGATTTTGCAAACCACTTTCCTACATATGTCCACTGTAGCTTATGCAGATATAATACTAGCTGTAGCAAAGCCTACGTGAATCACATGATGAG TTTTCACAGTGCTCGTCCAAGTAAAAGATTTTGGATCTACAAGAAGCATTCAGAAGAGCTACG AGGTGTGACTGTAGTATGTCTTAACTGCGATTTTCTGACCGATGGTTCTGGCTTAGATAGCATGGCCACACATCTGAGTGAAAGCCACACTCATACTTGTCAAGTTATTATAGAGAATG tttctgtagATTTGCCAACTGCTGAACAAGTATCTGA GTTAAAGAACGAAATCTGCATTCTAGAGAGGGAAGCTAAGTTGGAG aaaaattcAAGACCTAGTttatctgaaggaaaaacagaaacaccaaCATTTAAAAG caaACAAGAGCATGAGTcttcagaggaaacaaaagaatgCAATAGAAATCAAGCTAAAAAAGTTGCATCGGTTGAAAAGAATGAAGACAACTCATCATTCTCAGATACAAAAAATGTTCCAGATTTGGAACTCCATGACAATAGCTCCAAGAATTCTTTGCATGAGAAAGGAGCATGTTGTGATTCAGATAGTAACAAACAATTAGtagacaaagaacaaaaatgtattcATGGTGAAAGCGAGTTGAAAACTTGCCAAAGTTCAGATGATGGTGTCTTGACTGACCAGACTAAAGTACAAAACTTGGATGAAACTACACTTTCAGCAATGAACGCAAAGGACTTAAAACTAACATTGGGCGAAGATGTTAGTTTTGAGCAGTtcttgagaaaaagaaatgaacctGAATCCGTTAGTTCAGACATTAGTGAACAAGGCAGTATTCATTTGGAGCCTTTGACTCCATCAGAGGTGCTAGAGCATGAAGCGACTGAAATTCTTCAGAAAGGTAATGTTGCACCTTCATCAAAGAAAGCTGAACGACCCTCTGAACGAACAGATGAGACTTCTAAAGAAAGCAGTCCCAACAGAATGGAAACAACTGTAAACaagacagatgaa
- the ZNF280D gene encoding zinc finger protein 280D isoform X2: MAELFMECEEEELEPWQKRVKEVEEDDDDDEPIFVGEISSSKPPSTYILNRVNFGSSRRGIQNGAPSRGTVTTFKPESHHYPTSASSPSAMPVSSVFQSVSRPTTSSVAVQPLSRPVNVSGTSQTLQRPVAGCLSTQQMPRPSSGISQPVSRPVTIPVTTQPVSRNITVPVVAQPVSRPVTTVTTQPVILNQDYIMDSPPAAPDNTSGILFGVRENSGVPQYQTGPSVNVTGLNESVFVSKRPATSEGNSVTPKKAKPNEVGAGSNSDVSPTVNSPTVTPSQNVSSKGTNATSSNIKNGGPFPRACPKCNIHFNLMDPLKNHMKYCCPDMINNFFPGVAKTECSSTTSKINESEKGKLIMLVNDFYYGKHEGDTQQVQQEQKTHTTFKCFSCLKVLKNNIRFMNHMKHHLELEKQSSESWESHTTCQHCYRQFPTPFQLQCHIESTHTPYESSTICKICELSFETEQVLLQHMKDNHKPGEMPYVCQVCNYRSSAFSDVETHFRTVHENTKHLLCPFCLKVIKIGAPYMHHYMRHQKKGIYRCTKCRLQFLTCKEKMDHKTQHHRTFRKPKQLEGLPPGTKVTIRASLGSLQSGSSVSTSTSTFQLSPKAKNTTTRNHNRSNTNKSKAKSKPSATSKKQNAWTNSSSKKKKVTNTALHNLRYRLGAHKCIECYSEIKDFANHFPTYVHCSLCRYNTSCSKAYVNHMMSFHSARPSKRFWIYKKHSEELRGVTVVCLNCDFLTDGSGLDSMATHLSESHTHTCQVIIENVSVDLPTAEQVSELKNEICILEREAKLEKNSRPSLSEGKTETPTFKSKQEHESSEETKECNRNQAKKVASVEKNEDNSSFSDTKNVPDLELHDNSSKNSLHEKGACCDSDSNKQLVDKEQKCIHGESELKTCQSSDDGVLTDQTKVQNLDETTLSAMNAKDLKLTLGEDVSFEQFLRKRNEPESVSSDISEQGSIHLEPLTPSEVLEHEATEILQKGNVAPSSKKAERPSERTDETSKESSPNRMETTVNKTDENETS, translated from the exons ATGGCAGAATTATTTATGGAATGTGAAGAAGAGGAGCTAGAACCATGGCAGAAGAGAGTGAAAGAAGTGGAagaggatgatgatgatgatgagcCAATCTTTGTTGGAGAAATCTCAAGCTCAAAGCCACCTAGTACAT ATATATTGAACAGAGTCAACTTCGGCTCATCACGAAGGGGGATACAGAATGGTGCACCCAGTAGAG GTACTGTTACTACATTCAAGCCTGAAAGTCACCATTATCCGACatctgcctccagccccagtGCCATGCCTGTCTCATCAGTCTTTCAGTCTGTATCCAGACCTACGACTAGCTCTGTAGCAGTTCAGCCATTGTCTAGACCAGTGAATGTTTCAGGAACTTCACAGACACTGCAGAGACCAGTTGCTGGATGTTTATCAACACAGCAGATGCCCCGGCCAAGTTCTGGAATATCACAGCCTGTTAGCAGACCTGTAACCATTCCAGTGACGACACAGCCAGTATCAAGAAATATCACAGTTCCTGTAGTGGCTCAACCTGTATCCAGGCCAGTGACTACTGTAACAACACAGCCTGTAATACTCAATCAG GATTATATTATGGATTCTCCACCAGCTGCACCAGATAATACATCTGGTATACTGTTTGGTGTGAGAGAGAACTCGGGAGTTCCACAGTACCAGACTGGGCCATCAGTGAATGTAACAG GTCTGAATGAGAGTGTTTTTGTATCTAAGCGTCCTGCTACTTCTGAAGGCAACAGTGTAACTCCAAAAAAGGCCAAGCCTAATGAGGTTGGTGCTGGAAGCAATTCAGATGTTTCACCTACAGTTAACTCTCCAACAGTAACACCATCACAAAATGTATCTTCAAAAG GTACTAATGCTACATCaagcaatattaaaaatggAGGACCTTTTCCACGAGCTTGTCCAAAGTGCAATATTCATTTCAATCTTATGGAtcctttaaaaaatcatatgaag TATTGTTGTCCAGATatgataaataatttcttccctgGAGTGGCCAAAACAGAATGTTCAAGTACAACAAGCAAAATCAATGAATCTGAGAAAGGAAAGTTGATTATGTTAGTTAACGACTTCTATTATGGGAAACATGAAGGTGATACCCAGCAGGTACAACAGGAGCAGAAGACTCATACAACATTTAAGTGCTTCAGCTGTCTGaaagttcttaaaaataacataag GTTTATGAACCACATGAAGCATCACTTAGAGCTTGAGAAGCAGAGCAGTGAAAGCTGGGAAAGCCATACCACCTGCCAGCACTGTTACCGTCAGTTTCCCACCCCATTTCAGCTGCAGTGCCACATTGAAAGTACACACACGCCTTATGAGTCGTCTA CTATTTGTAAAATCTGTGAATTATCCTTTGAAACAGAGCAAGTTCTTTTGCAACATATGAAGGACAATCATAAGCCAGGTGAAATGCCGTATGTTTGCCAG GTATGCAACTACAGATCCTCAGCTTTCTCTGATGTAGAAACACATTTCAGGACAGTtcatgaaaatacaaaacatttgctGTGCCCGTTTTGCctcaaagtaataaaaattgGAGCACCGTATATGCATCATTATATGAGGCATCAG aaaaaaggaatataCCGTTGCACTAAGTGCAGACTGCAATTTTTgacttgcaaagaaaaaatggatCACAAGACTCAGCATCATCGAACATTTAGAAAACCTAAACAGTTAGAAGGATTGCCTCCTGGAACAAAG GTCACTATTCGAGCATCTCTTGGATCTCTTCAGTCAGGATCTTCTGTTAGTACGAGTACATCCACATTTCAGCTATCACCTAAAGCTAAAAATACAACCACTAGAAATCATAACAGATCTAATACAAATAAgtcaaaagcaaaatcaaaaccGTCAGCTACGTCGAAGAAGCAAAATGCATGgaccaacagcagcagcaaaaaaaaaaaagttacaaatacaGCACTGCATAATCTAAG GTATCGTTTGGGAGCTCACAAATGCATTGAGTGTTACTCAGAAATAAAGGATTTTGCAAACCACTTTCCTACATATGTCCACTGTAGCTTATGCAGATATAATACTAGCTGTAGCAAAGCCTACGTGAATCACATGATGAG TTTTCACAGTGCTCGTCCAAGTAAAAGATTTTGGATCTACAAGAAGCATTCAGAAGAGCTACG AGGTGTGACTGTAGTATGTCTTAACTGCGATTTTCTGACCGATGGTTCTGGCTTAGATAGCATGGCCACACATCTGAGTGAAAGCCACACTCATACTTGTCAAGTTATTATAGAGAATG tttctgtagATTTGCCAACTGCTGAACAAGTATCTGA GTTAAAGAACGAAATCTGCATTCTAGAGAGGGAAGCTAAGTTGGAG aaaaattcAAGACCTAGTttatctgaaggaaaaacagaaacaccaaCATTTAAAAG caaACAAGAGCATGAGTcttcagaggaaacaaaagaatgCAATAGAAATCAAGCTAAAAAAGTTGCATCGGTTGAAAAGAATGAAGACAACTCATCATTCTCAGATACAAAAAATGTTCCAGATTTGGAACTCCATGACAATAGCTCCAAGAATTCTTTGCATGAGAAAGGAGCATGTTGTGATTCAGATAGTAACAAACAATTAGtagacaaagaacaaaaatgtattcATGGTGAAAGCGAGTTGAAAACTTGCCAAAGTTCAGATGATGGTGTCTTGACTGACCAGACTAAAGTACAAAACTTGGATGAAACTACACTTTCAGCAATGAACGCAAAGGACTTAAAACTAACATTGGGCGAAGATGTTAGTTTTGAGCAGTtcttgagaaaaagaaatgaacctGAATCCGTTAGTTCAGACATTAGTGAACAAGGCAGTATTCATTTGGAGCCTTTGACTCCATCAGAGGTGCTAGAGCATGAAGCGACTGAAATTCTTCAGAAAGGTAATGTTGCACCTTCATCAAAGAAAGCTGAACGACCCTCTGAACGAACAGATGAGACTTCTAAAGAAAGCAGTCCCAACAGAATGGAAACAACTGTAAACaagacagatgaa
- the ZNF280D gene encoding zinc finger protein 280D isoform X7 — MAELFMECEEEELEPWQKRVKEVEEDDDDDEPIFVGEISSSKPPSTYILNRVNFGSSRRGIQNGAPSRGTVTTFKPESHHYPTSASSPSAMPVSSVFQSVSRPTTSSVAVQPLSRPVNVSGTSQTLQRPVAGCLSTQQMPRPSSGISQPVSRPVTIPVTTQPVSRNITVPVVAQPVSRPVTTVTTQPVILNQDYIMDSPPAAPDNTSGILFGVRENSGVPQYQTGPSVNVTGTNATSSNIKNGGPFPRACPKCNIHFNLMDPLKNHMKYCCPDMINNFFPGVAKTECSSTTSKINESEKGKLIMLVNDFYYGKHEGDTQQVQQEQKTHTTFKCFSCLKVLKNNIRFMNHMKHHLELEKQSSESWESHTTCQHCYRQFPTPFQLQCHIESTHTPYESSTICKICELSFETEQVLLQHMKDNHKPGEMPYVCQVCNYRSSAFSDVETHFRTVHENTKHLLCPFCLKVIKIGAPYMHHYMRHQKKGIYRCTKCRLQFLTCKEKMDHKTQHHRTFRKPKQLEGLPPGTKVTIRASLGSLQSGSSVSTSTSTFQLSPKAKNTTTRNHNRSNTNKSKAKSKPSATSKKQNAWTNSSSKKKKVTNTALHNLRYRLGAHKCIECYSEIKDFANHFPTYVHCSLCRYNTSCSKAYVNHMMSFHSARPSKRFWIYKKHSEELRGVTVVCLNCDFLTDGSGLDSMATHLSESHTHTCQVIIENVSVDLPTAEQVSDKQEHESSEETKECNRNQAKKVASVEKNEDNSSFSDTKNVPDLELHDNSSKNSLHEKGACCDSDSNKQLVDKEQKCIHGESELKTCQSSDDGVLTDQTKVQNLDETTLSAMNAKDLKLTLGEDVSFEQFLRKRNEPESVSSDISEQGSIHLEPLTPSEVLEHEATEILQKGNVAPSSKKAERPSERTDETSKESSPNRMETTVNKTDENETS; from the exons ATGGCAGAATTATTTATGGAATGTGAAGAAGAGGAGCTAGAACCATGGCAGAAGAGAGTGAAAGAAGTGGAagaggatgatgatgatgatgagcCAATCTTTGTTGGAGAAATCTCAAGCTCAAAGCCACCTAGTACAT ATATATTGAACAGAGTCAACTTCGGCTCATCACGAAGGGGGATACAGAATGGTGCACCCAGTAGAG GTACTGTTACTACATTCAAGCCTGAAAGTCACCATTATCCGACatctgcctccagccccagtGCCATGCCTGTCTCATCAGTCTTTCAGTCTGTATCCAGACCTACGACTAGCTCTGTAGCAGTTCAGCCATTGTCTAGACCAGTGAATGTTTCAGGAACTTCACAGACACTGCAGAGACCAGTTGCTGGATGTTTATCAACACAGCAGATGCCCCGGCCAAGTTCTGGAATATCACAGCCTGTTAGCAGACCTGTAACCATTCCAGTGACGACACAGCCAGTATCAAGAAATATCACAGTTCCTGTAGTGGCTCAACCTGTATCCAGGCCAGTGACTACTGTAACAACACAGCCTGTAATACTCAATCAG GATTATATTATGGATTCTCCACCAGCTGCACCAGATAATACATCTGGTATACTGTTTGGTGTGAGAGAGAACTCGGGAGTTCCACAGTACCAGACTGGGCCATCAGTGAATGTAACAG GTACTAATGCTACATCaagcaatattaaaaatggAGGACCTTTTCCACGAGCTTGTCCAAAGTGCAATATTCATTTCAATCTTATGGAtcctttaaaaaatcatatgaag TATTGTTGTCCAGATatgataaataatttcttccctgGAGTGGCCAAAACAGAATGTTCAAGTACAACAAGCAAAATCAATGAATCTGAGAAAGGAAAGTTGATTATGTTAGTTAACGACTTCTATTATGGGAAACATGAAGGTGATACCCAGCAGGTACAACAGGAGCAGAAGACTCATACAACATTTAAGTGCTTCAGCTGTCTGaaagttcttaaaaataacataag GTTTATGAACCACATGAAGCATCACTTAGAGCTTGAGAAGCAGAGCAGTGAAAGCTGGGAAAGCCATACCACCTGCCAGCACTGTTACCGTCAGTTTCCCACCCCATTTCAGCTGCAGTGCCACATTGAAAGTACACACACGCCTTATGAGTCGTCTA CTATTTGTAAAATCTGTGAATTATCCTTTGAAACAGAGCAAGTTCTTTTGCAACATATGAAGGACAATCATAAGCCAGGTGAAATGCCGTATGTTTGCCAG GTATGCAACTACAGATCCTCAGCTTTCTCTGATGTAGAAACACATTTCAGGACAGTtcatgaaaatacaaaacatttgctGTGCCCGTTTTGCctcaaagtaataaaaattgGAGCACCGTATATGCATCATTATATGAGGCATCAG aaaaaaggaatataCCGTTGCACTAAGTGCAGACTGCAATTTTTgacttgcaaagaaaaaatggatCACAAGACTCAGCATCATCGAACATTTAGAAAACCTAAACAGTTAGAAGGATTGCCTCCTGGAACAAAG GTCACTATTCGAGCATCTCTTGGATCTCTTCAGTCAGGATCTTCTGTTAGTACGAGTACATCCACATTTCAGCTATCACCTAAAGCTAAAAATACAACCACTAGAAATCATAACAGATCTAATACAAATAAgtcaaaagcaaaatcaaaaccGTCAGCTACGTCGAAGAAGCAAAATGCATGgaccaacagcagcagcaaaaaaaaaaaagttacaaatacaGCACTGCATAATCTAAG GTATCGTTTGGGAGCTCACAAATGCATTGAGTGTTACTCAGAAATAAAGGATTTTGCAAACCACTTTCCTACATATGTCCACTGTAGCTTATGCAGATATAATACTAGCTGTAGCAAAGCCTACGTGAATCACATGATGAG TTTTCACAGTGCTCGTCCAAGTAAAAGATTTTGGATCTACAAGAAGCATTCAGAAGAGCTACG AGGTGTGACTGTAGTATGTCTTAACTGCGATTTTCTGACCGATGGTTCTGGCTTAGATAGCATGGCCACACATCTGAGTGAAAGCCACACTCATACTTGTCAAGTTATTATAGAGAATG tttctgtagATTTGCCAACTGCTGAACAAGTATCTGA caaACAAGAGCATGAGTcttcagaggaaacaaaagaatgCAATAGAAATCAAGCTAAAAAAGTTGCATCGGTTGAAAAGAATGAAGACAACTCATCATTCTCAGATACAAAAAATGTTCCAGATTTGGAACTCCATGACAATAGCTCCAAGAATTCTTTGCATGAGAAAGGAGCATGTTGTGATTCAGATAGTAACAAACAATTAGtagacaaagaacaaaaatgtattcATGGTGAAAGCGAGTTGAAAACTTGCCAAAGTTCAGATGATGGTGTCTTGACTGACCAGACTAAAGTACAAAACTTGGATGAAACTACACTTTCAGCAATGAACGCAAAGGACTTAAAACTAACATTGGGCGAAGATGTTAGTTTTGAGCAGTtcttgagaaaaagaaatgaacctGAATCCGTTAGTTCAGACATTAGTGAACAAGGCAGTATTCATTTGGAGCCTTTGACTCCATCAGAGGTGCTAGAGCATGAAGCGACTGAAATTCTTCAGAAAGGTAATGTTGCACCTTCATCAAAGAAAGCTGAACGACCCTCTGAACGAACAGATGAGACTTCTAAAGAAAGCAGTCCCAACAGAATGGAAACAACTGTAAACaagacagatgaa